A single genomic interval of Paenibacillus sp. J23TS9 harbors:
- a CDS encoding sulfate ABC transporter permease subunit yields the protein MNKLWIALTYAVFTVLLIIPLGKMTLAAFSGGLGELGAALSRPEALHAFMMTALVVVTVTLLNTLLGMMTAVYLVRGTWMSRGLRRLLNSIVDLPYAVSPVIGGLMIVLLLGPGSAAGTFFDHIGFKIVYAFPGMVIATLFVTFPLMVREVMPVLQEIGTQQEEAASTLGAYSWTTFWKVTWPSIRWAVIYGVVLTIARALGEFGAVLVVSGNIINRTQTATTLIYQDVENFNVTSANGAALVLAAFSIGLMLMMEWAKKRRGVH from the coding sequence ATGAACAAGCTTTGGATTGCACTAACCTACGCTGTTTTTACCGTACTCTTGATTATTCCGCTGGGCAAAATGACGCTGGCCGCCTTCAGCGGCGGACTGGGTGAGCTCGGTGCGGCATTGTCGCGGCCAGAGGCTCTGCATGCATTTATGATGACGGCGCTCGTTGTCGTGACGGTCACACTGTTAAATACGCTGCTTGGGATGATGACCGCAGTCTATCTTGTGCGCGGCACCTGGATGAGCAGGGGGCTGAGACGACTGCTGAACAGCATTGTCGATCTTCCATACGCCGTGTCGCCGGTTATCGGCGGCTTAATGATCGTGCTGCTGCTTGGTCCGGGAAGCGCGGCGGGAACCTTCTTCGATCATATCGGATTCAAAATTGTATATGCATTCCCGGGGATGGTGATTGCGACGCTGTTTGTTACCTTTCCGCTGATGGTACGCGAAGTCATGCCTGTCCTTCAGGAAATCGGAACCCAGCAGGAGGAGGCGGCTTCGACGCTTGGCGCTTACAGCTGGACAACGTTCTGGAAGGTCACCTGGCCCTCCATCCGCTGGGCTGTTATATATGGTGTGGTGCTGACGATTGCCCGTGCCTTGGGGGAGTTCGGTGCCGTGCTGGTCGTTTCAGGCAACATCATTAATCGTACGCAGACCGCGACGACGCTGATCTATCAGGATGTCGAGAATTTTAATGTTACCTCAGCCAACGGTGCGGCACTGGTATTGGCGGCATTCTCCATAGGGTTGATGCTGATGATGGAATGGGCGAAAAAAAGAAGGGGAGTGCACTGA
- the cysT gene encoding sulfate ABC transporter permease subunit CysT, producing MNILLRHKGWTWGFRSTLLLYFMLLVILPLLGVYYHSLSEGWNLFVESITDPIAWKAVLLTVRLALTAAVVNILIGTMISWVLVRCRFPGRSLLNSLVDLPFALPTAVGGLMILLLLGPVSWVGKAAGALGLEIVFHPPAIIIAMVFVTFPFVIRAVQPLLEEIDPSEEEAARTLGASGVKVFFQVVLPSMMPGILSGGMLAFSRALAEFGAVVLVAGNIPGRTLVASVYIYGEVESDNTAGAAAVSVLLLTLSFVILWVVNWVQTRGKSL from the coding sequence ATGAATATACTGCTGCGTCATAAAGGGTGGACATGGGGGTTCCGCAGCACCCTTCTGTTGTATTTTATGCTGCTGGTCATTCTTCCTTTGCTGGGGGTATACTACCATTCCCTTTCCGAAGGCTGGAATCTGTTTGTGGAAAGTATCACGGATCCTATTGCCTGGAAGGCGGTCCTGCTGACCGTTCGTCTGGCTCTTACGGCAGCGGTTGTGAATATCCTGATCGGCACGATGATTAGCTGGGTACTGGTACGCTGCCGTTTTCCGGGGAGATCGCTGCTGAACAGTTTAGTGGATCTGCCTTTTGCATTGCCTACCGCGGTGGGAGGACTGATGATCCTGCTGCTGCTGGGACCTGTAAGCTGGGTGGGCAAAGCTGCTGGAGCTCTGGGTTTAGAGATTGTATTCCACCCGCCGGCAATTATTATCGCGATGGTGTTCGTCACTTTCCCGTTTGTCATTCGTGCGGTTCAGCCGCTGCTGGAGGAGATTGATCCTTCCGAGGAAGAGGCAGCACGAACGCTTGGAGCATCAGGCGTGAAGGTCTTTTTCCAAGTGGTGCTTCCGTCCATGATGCCCGGTATCCTGAGCGGCGGTATGCTTGCCTTTTCCAGGGCGTTGGCCGAATTTGGCGCGGTAGTACTGGTTGCCGGAAATATTCCGGGCCGGACGCTGGTCGCTTCGGTCTATATATACGGAGAGGTTGAAAGCGATAATACAGCGGGAGCGGCAGCGGTGTCGGTGCTGCTCTTGACGCTTTCCTTTGTTATTCTATGGGTCGTGAACTGGGTACAAACACGGGGGAAAAGCCTATGA
- a CDS encoding secondary thiamine-phosphate synthase enzyme YjbQ, with translation MLYTLELATTGRDEMRDITRELISLVHKSGVKEGTVLIYCPHTTAGIAINENADPDVKRDVLMRLDEVYPWKHPKYRHAEGNTASHLKSITSGPSQTVIITEGELLLGRWQGIYFCEFDGPRRRQYHVKIMQG, from the coding sequence ATGCTGTATACACTTGAGCTGGCCACAACAGGCCGTGATGAGATGAGGGATATTACGCGGGAATTGATATCACTTGTTCATAAGAGCGGAGTTAAGGAGGGTACGGTACTGATCTATTGTCCTCATACAACCGCAGGGATTGCAATTAACGAGAATGCGGATCCGGACGTAAAGCGGGATGTGCTAATGCGCCTCGATGAGGTCTATCCATGGAAGCATCCCAAATACCGGCATGCTGAAGGCAACACCGCCTCCCACCTGAAGTCCATCACCTCCGGCCCCTCCCAAACCGTTATCATCACCGAGGGTGAACTGCTGCTGGGCCGCTGGCAGGGCATTTATTTTTGCGAATTTGACGGCCCCCGCCGCAGACAATACCATGTAAAGATCATGCAGGGATAG
- a CDS encoding TetR/AcrR family transcriptional regulator: MARRAVEQELSRERILEAARHLFVTKGYRAISMRSIGQHLGYSHGSLYYHFKEKAELFYAIVVEDFNNLAVQLNKVIKASPVQDLTKVEQLMIEFIRFGLDHPYQYEIMFMIRDEELLSYCRTEQGRCLEMFASIVRRYMNEDTHGPDFCRNLPLTLFLAMHGFISYYIQDRVTFEEVKPAAMTHVKICCEGLR; the protein is encoded by the coding sequence ATGGCAAGAAGAGCAGTGGAACAGGAGTTATCCAGGGAGAGGATTCTGGAAGCAGCCAGACATTTGTTCGTCACAAAGGGCTACAGGGCAATCTCCATGCGCAGTATAGGTCAGCATTTAGGTTACAGTCATGGTTCCTTGTATTATCATTTTAAGGAAAAGGCGGAGCTTTTTTACGCCATTGTCGTGGAGGATTTCAACAATCTTGCGGTTCAGCTGAATAAAGTTATCAAGGCATCTCCCGTTCAGGATTTAACGAAGGTGGAGCAGCTGATGATCGAGTTTATTCGTTTCGGTCTGGATCATCCGTACCAGTATGAAATTATGTTCATGATCCGGGATGAGGAGCTGTTGTCCTACTGCCGGACGGAACAGGGGCGCTGTCTGGAAATGTTTGCATCCATCGTGCGCCGTTACATGAATGAAGACACGCACGGTCCGGATTTTTGCCGAAACCTGCCGCTGACACTTTTTTTGGCCATGCACGGCTTCATATCCTATTACATTCAGGATCGAGTCACCTTTGAGGAAGTTAAACCCGCAGCGATGACGCATGTGAAAATATGCTGTGAGGGTCTGCGGTAG
- a CDS encoding YigZ family protein, producing the protein MIDRYRTVRKSGDKEIVIKKSRFIGHIMPVESEEDANAFIEDIRKKHWNATHNCFAYMIGERDEIQKQSDDGEPSGTAGKPILEVIRHQGLKNVAVVVTRYFGGIMLGAGGLIRAYTDGAVAAIEAGEAITRVLHRQIFVELDYTWLGKVENELRNREVRMGETRFTDKVTLECLPPDAETQEFMSWMVDLTQGQSLVTEGQQLYFTEGE; encoded by the coding sequence ATGATAGATCGTTACCGTACCGTTCGAAAAAGCGGCGACAAGGAAATCGTAATCAAGAAATCGCGGTTTATCGGCCACATTATGCCGGTAGAGAGCGAAGAGGATGCAAACGCTTTTATCGAGGATATCCGAAAAAAACATTGGAACGCAACGCATAACTGCTTTGCTTACATGATCGGTGAGCGTGACGAAATCCAGAAACAGTCGGATGATGGAGAGCCCAGCGGAACTGCGGGCAAGCCGATTCTTGAGGTGATCCGCCACCAAGGCCTGAAAAATGTGGCAGTCGTAGTCACCCGTTACTTTGGCGGAATTATGCTGGGGGCCGGCGGACTCATTCGTGCTTACACCGATGGTGCTGTGGCAGCCATTGAGGCAGGGGAAGCGATTACTCGTGTACTTCATCGTCAAATTTTTGTAGAATTAGATTATACGTGGCTAGGCAAGGTTGAAAATGAGCTTCGAAATCGAGAGGTGCGTATGGGGGAAACCCGCTTCACCGACAAGGTGACGCTGGAATGCCTGCCGCCCGATGCGGAGACTCAGGAGTTTATGTCGTGGATGGTTGATCTGACTCAGGGTCAATCTCTGGTTACGGAGGGTCAACAGCTTTATTTTACTGAAGGGGAATAA
- a CDS encoding glucose-6-phosphate isomerase yields the protein MSNPLKFDYSKALEFINQHEVDYFAEPIKLAHEQLHNKTGAGSDYLGWIDLPSAYDKEEFARIQKAASKIQSDSDVLIVIGIGGSYLGARAAIEALSHSFYNYLPKDKRKTPEIYFAGNNISSTYVTHLLDLVEGKDFSVNVISKSGTTTEPAIAFRIFRAALEKKYGKEEAKKRIYATTDREKGALKTLATEEGYESFIIPDDVGGRYSVLTAVGLLPIATAGINIDEMMKGAADASKEFSNPNVAENQAYQYAAVRNALYRKGKAIEILVNYEPALHYVSEWWKQLFGESEGKDYKGIYPASVDFSTDLHSMGQFIQEGSRNIFETIIQVEKVAHEITIESDPDDLDGLNFLEGKTMDFVNKKAFQGTMLAHTDGQVPNLIVTVPDLTPYSFGYLVYFFEKACGISGYLSGVNPFDQPGVEAYKKNMFALLGKPGYEKEKADLESRLSE from the coding sequence ATGTCTAACCCATTGAAATTTGATTACAGTAAAGCCCTCGAATTCATCAACCAACATGAAGTGGACTATTTTGCAGAACCGATCAAGCTGGCTCACGAGCAGCTACATAACAAAACCGGTGCAGGTTCCGATTATCTCGGATGGATCGACCTGCCGAGCGCATATGATAAAGAGGAATTTGCACGGATTCAAAAAGCAGCAAGCAAAATCCAAAGCGACTCGGATGTTCTGATTGTCATCGGAATCGGTGGTTCTTACCTTGGTGCACGTGCAGCCATCGAAGCACTGTCGCATTCCTTCTATAACTACCTGCCGAAGGACAAGCGTAAAACGCCTGAAATTTATTTTGCCGGAAACAACATCAGCTCGACTTATGTTACTCATTTGCTTGATCTGGTGGAAGGCAAGGATTTCTCCGTTAACGTGATTTCCAAATCCGGTACAACGACAGAGCCAGCAATCGCGTTCCGCATTTTCCGCGCAGCTTTGGAGAAGAAATACGGTAAGGAAGAAGCCAAAAAACGTATCTACGCAACAACAGATAGAGAAAAAGGCGCGCTCAAAACACTCGCAACAGAAGAAGGCTATGAATCCTTTATCATTCCGGATGACGTGGGTGGACGTTACTCTGTACTGACAGCTGTAGGTCTTCTTCCAATCGCTACTGCCGGCATCAATATTGATGAGATGATGAAGGGCGCAGCTGATGCTTCCAAGGAATTCAGCAACCCGAACGTTGCCGAGAACCAAGCTTACCAATATGCTGCCGTTCGTAATGCCCTGTACCGTAAAGGCAAAGCGATTGAAATTCTCGTAAACTACGAGCCTGCCCTGCATTATGTATCGGAATGGTGGAAGCAGCTTTTCGGCGAGAGCGAAGGCAAGGATTATAAAGGTATCTATCCAGCTTCCGTTGATTTCTCCACAGATCTGCACTCCATGGGTCAATTCATCCAGGAAGGCAGCCGGAATATTTTCGAAACCATCATTCAGGTGGAGAAGGTTGCTCATGAAATTACCATCGAGAGTGATCCGGATGATCTGGACGGATTGAACTTCCTGGAAGGCAAAACGATGGATTTCGTGAATAAAAAGGCTTTCCAAGGCACCATGCTGGCTCACACAGATGGACAGGTTCCAAACCTGATTGTAACTGTGCCTGATCTGACACCATATTCTTTCGGATATCTGGTTTATTTCTTTGAAAAAGCTTGCGGCATCAGCGGTTATCTGTCAGGCGTGAATCCATTCGATCAGCCGGGCGTTGAAGCTTACAAGAAAAATATGTTCGCATTGCTTGGCAAACCAGGCTATGAAAAAGAGAAGGCTGATCTGGAATCCAGACTTTCTGAATAA
- a CDS encoding NAD(P)-dependent oxidoreductase, protein MKKIGFVGLGTMGAPMASNLLKKGFEVTVYNRTASKCEPLVAEGAASAATPREASAGRDVVITMVSNDDSIREVFYGENGILNSLIPGMTVIDSSTISPGLVKELASSVQEKGAEFLDAPVTGSKPAAVDGTLVFMVGGEASTLESSSDIFDTLGKKVIHMGPNGSGSVAKLAHNTMVGINNLALAEGFAIATKSGIPADNFLELVQLGSAGSKAADLKGRKIIEADFSNQFSLALMLKDLKLASSLTDSSGIPTPLLNLTKNLFQAGQTQGYGDEDLSAVVKCYEAWIGQTIGGKPLQ, encoded by the coding sequence ATGAAAAAAATAGGCTTTGTCGGACTGGGAACCATGGGAGCGCCAATGGCTTCCAATCTGCTTAAAAAAGGTTTTGAAGTGACCGTATACAACCGCACGGCTTCCAAATGCGAACCGCTTGTTGCAGAAGGCGCAGCATCGGCTGCTACTCCGCGAGAAGCTTCCGCAGGCCGCGATGTTGTCATCACGATGGTCAGCAATGACGATTCCATCCGTGAAGTGTTTTACGGTGAAAACGGCATCCTGAATTCGCTTATACCGGGCATGACGGTCATAGACTCCAGCACGATTTCTCCGGGACTCGTCAAAGAGCTCGCCTCTTCCGTCCAGGAAAAAGGTGCTGAATTCCTTGATGCGCCGGTGACCGGCAGCAAGCCGGCGGCTGTGGACGGGACACTCGTATTTATGGTCGGTGGCGAAGCTTCCACCCTGGAAAGCTCTTCCGACATTTTTGACACACTTGGTAAAAAGGTCATTCATATGGGACCCAACGGCAGTGGCTCCGTAGCCAAGCTGGCGCATAATACCATGGTCGGCATCAATAACCTGGCCTTGGCCGAAGGCTTTGCAATTGCCACCAAGTCCGGTATTCCTGCAGACAACTTCCTTGAGCTGGTTCAGCTCGGTTCTGCAGGCAGCAAAGCTGCTGATCTCAAAGGCCGTAAAATTATTGAAGCAGACTTCAGCAACCAGTTCTCTTTGGCTTTAATGCTGAAAGATCTAAAGCTTGCTTCTTCCCTGACCGACAGCTCCGGGATTCCAACCCCTCTGCTCAATCTGACCAAGAACCTGTTCCAGGCTGGTCAAACCCAAGGGTATGGAGACGAAGATCTCTCAGCCGTTGTCAAATGCTATGAGGCTTGGATCGGACAAACCATCGGCGGCAAGCCGCTGCAATAA
- a CDS encoding pyrimidine/purine nucleoside phosphorylase: MSQLKNATIVKAANIYYDGQVTSRTVIQEDGSKVTLGIMLPGTYEFGTDGPEIMEIVSGQLKVLLPGENTWQEINGSATFHVPARSKFALEVFSVTDYCCSYPAE, from the coding sequence ATGTCGCAATTGAAGAACGCAACGATTGTCAAAGCAGCGAATATTTATTATGACGGTCAGGTAACCAGCCGGACCGTGATCCAAGAAGACGGAAGCAAGGTAACGCTCGGCATTATGCTTCCAGGCACTTATGAATTCGGTACGGACGGCCCGGAAATTATGGAGATTGTTTCCGGTCAGCTAAAAGTTCTTCTGCCCGGTGAAAACACGTGGCAGGAAATCAACGGATCGGCAACTTTCCATGTGCCTGCCCGTTCCAAGTTCGCTTTGGAAGTGTTCAGTGTAACGGATTACTGTTGCTCCTATCCGGCGGAATAA
- the tkt gene encoding transketolase → MTDKNQAIDKKENSTIDNLSITTIRTLAIDAIEKANSGHPGMPMGSAPMGYQLFAKTMNHNPENPTWINRDRFVLSAGHGSMLLYSLLHLSGYDLPMEELKQFRQWGSLTPGHPEFGHTAGVDATTGPLGQGIAMAVGMAMAEAQLAATYNKDQFNVVDHYTYAICGDGDLMEGISSEAASLAGHQKLGKLITLYDSNDISLDGKLNLSFSENVQKRFEAYGWQVLRVEDGNDLPAIEKAIAEAQAETEKPTLIEVKTIIGYGSPNKQGKGGHGGTHGSPLGSDEAKLTKEFYNWVYEEDFHVPDEVRAHFAKVKEHGVKVNKEWNEQFEAYKKAYPELAAQFDTAVAGDLPEGWDADLPKYAVEDKAVSTRVASGNALNGLVGNVPQLTGGSADLESSTMTHLNGLANFTPQSREGRNIYFGVREFGMAAAMNGMMLHGGVKVFGGTFFVFTDYLRPAVRLASIMKLPVTYVLTHDSIAVGEDGPTHEPIEQLASLRIIPGLTVIRPADGNETSAAWAYSVENKENPVALVLTRQNLPILAGTVDGAKEGIKRGAYVVADAKNGKPVAQIIATGSEVQLAVKAQEELAKEGIEVRVISMPSWDLYEKQDQAYKDSVILPDVKARLAIEMAQTFGWERYVGDKGDILGITTFGASAPGDRVIKEYGFTVENVVSRVKALL, encoded by the coding sequence ATGACTGACAAGAATCAAGCGATCGACAAAAAAGAGAATTCGACTATCGATAATCTTTCGATCACCACCATTCGTACTTTGGCTATCGATGCCATCGAGAAGGCGAATTCCGGACACCCCGGCATGCCTATGGGCTCAGCGCCAATGGGTTACCAATTGTTCGCCAAAACGATGAACCACAATCCGGAAAATCCAACTTGGATCAACCGTGACCGTTTCGTATTGTCTGCAGGACATGGCTCCATGCTTCTGTACAGCTTGCTGCACCTAAGCGGCTACGATCTTCCGATGGAAGAACTGAAGCAGTTCCGTCAATGGGGAAGCTTGACACCAGGTCACCCTGAATTCGGACATACAGCGGGCGTTGACGCAACGACTGGACCTCTGGGCCAAGGTATTGCGATGGCGGTTGGTATGGCTATGGCTGAAGCACAGCTGGCTGCAACATACAACAAAGATCAATTCAATGTTGTTGATCATTACACATACGCGATTTGCGGCGACGGCGACCTGATGGAAGGTATTTCTTCGGAAGCAGCTTCCCTGGCTGGTCATCAGAAGCTCGGCAAATTGATCACACTATATGATTCCAATGACATTTCCCTGGATGGAAAATTGAACCTCTCCTTCTCTGAAAATGTTCAAAAGCGTTTTGAAGCTTATGGCTGGCAAGTGCTGCGGGTTGAAGACGGAAACGATCTTCCTGCCATCGAAAAAGCGATTGCTGAAGCTCAAGCTGAAACGGAAAAACCAACCCTGATCGAAGTGAAAACGATCATCGGTTACGGTAGCCCGAACAAGCAGGGTAAAGGCGGCCACGGTGGTACGCACGGATCTCCGCTGGGTTCCGACGAAGCCAAGCTGACCAAGGAATTCTACAACTGGGTATACGAGGAAGATTTCCATGTTCCGGATGAAGTGCGTGCACACTTCGCAAAAGTGAAGGAGCATGGCGTGAAAGTGAACAAGGAATGGAATGAGCAGTTCGAAGCTTATAAAAAGGCTTATCCAGAACTTGCAGCTCAGTTCGATACAGCTGTTGCCGGCGATCTGCCAGAAGGCTGGGATGCCGATCTGCCGAAGTACGCCGTAGAAGATAAAGCCGTTTCCACCCGCGTGGCTTCCGGTAATGCCTTGAACGGTCTTGTAGGCAACGTGCCTCAGCTTACGGGCGGATCTGCCGACCTTGAAAGCTCCACCATGACTCATCTGAACGGTTTGGCTAACTTTACACCGCAAAGCCGCGAAGGCCGTAACATCTACTTCGGGGTACGCGAATTTGGTATGGCTGCAGCCATGAACGGTATGATGCTCCATGGTGGCGTTAAAGTGTTCGGCGGCACATTCTTCGTGTTCACCGACTATCTGCGTCCAGCGGTGCGTCTGGCTTCCATCATGAAACTACCTGTTACTTACGTGTTGACACATGACAGTATCGCAGTTGGTGAAGACGGACCAACGCATGAACCAATCGAACAGCTGGCTTCCCTGCGTATCATTCCGGGTCTGACTGTTATCCGTCCGGCTGATGGCAATGAAACCTCTGCTGCATGGGCTTATTCCGTAGAAAACAAGGAGAACCCTGTGGCGTTGGTATTGACTCGTCAAAACCTGCCAATTCTGGCCGGCACAGTTGACGGTGCAAAAGAAGGTATCAAACGCGGTGCGTACGTGGTAGCCGATGCGAAGAATGGCAAACCGGTTGCCCAAATTATCGCGACAGGCTCCGAGGTTCAACTGGCTGTCAAAGCTCAGGAAGAACTCGCTAAAGAGGGCATTGAAGTACGTGTCATCAGCATGCCAAGCTGGGATCTGTACGAGAAACAAGATCAAGCTTACAAGGATTCCGTCATTCTTCCTGACGTGAAAGCCCGCCTTGCTATTGAAATGGCGCAGACTTTCGGGTGGGAACGTTATGTTGGCGACAAAGGCGATATTCTTGGCATCACGACCTTCGGTGCATCCGCTCCTGGGGACAGAGTTATCAAAGAATACGGATTTACGGTGGAAAACGTAGTTAGCCGCGTCAAAGCGCTGCTCTAA
- a CDS encoding VWA domain-containing protein yields MGVQFNHPWLLLLLIPLAAVMFYAYRSDFRLSGARKKAAVILRSAVLLLLILAISGLQSYTVLQQKKVVYLVDRSASMPESGQAEAWMMKSAVSKKEDDTIGVVSSSLQAAYEQKLLPRLPESLKLNAAQNPDFTNLESGLMLAGNLLDGRSDSRIVLISDGKENVGSMLAAGRMLKDQGIAVDVLQSPSRQVKDVSVEEVSVPQKLYQAESFSIEVLVQSTYKGRGELRLYEDSREIGRETVDIAAGENRYAVKALAKTTGLHRYRAEIFMEGDQQSANNAGYAFTRVDGPPKVLIVEGKKGTSANITSALSSGLVQYEVMPNPALLPNEMAKYAAYDSIVFNNVSADQVGERKMEMIEQAVKSYGIGFMMAGGEDSYGMGGYFKTPIERVLPVSMELEGKRQIPSLGLILVIDRSGSMSGDKMEMAKEAAIRTVQMLRSRDTVGVLAFDSSNWWVVPPMKLDNKKEEVIDQIQSIQSEGGTDIYPAAASAVEEMLKVQAQRKHIILMTDGQSAGNDAYGSLLAQMVDEKITMSTVAVGSDSDVNLLQSLADGAKGRFYMAEDETTIPAIFSREAAMISKSYIVDKPFVPALQDAGDWGKLFENGVPQIYGYVATTAKPAAQTVLSSPEPDPLLVRWQYGSGRTVAWTSDLMGKWSKDWVSWQAFSNVLTQMVKWTFPQFTASPYEVKTQVEGNKVRFEVNAAGGNGPEQLQAVITGDQLQPSTVDLVQESPGSYSGEITVEQPGSFLMSLQDSNGKSVAMPSGLIVPYSPEYRIESGDAKQELGRLAEMTGGRVLSWDKPEQLFAAAPRPSRQLHDLSYALLIAALILWVADIAVRRLALPWGLIGARLAALLRRRPQHPAGGTEPADAGLGRLAARKQRAAAFYGGGSAAPPQATAQPQARAVAPEEAGAKRPASGASRPAAAGAEGPRGTQAARQPVAAPGKKAAAEPKPPQEERSASMDRLLAARKRNTR; encoded by the coding sequence GTGGGCGTTCAATTTAATCACCCTTGGCTGCTGCTCCTGCTCATTCCGCTGGCGGCGGTTATGTTTTATGCGTATCGTTCCGACTTTCGTTTATCCGGCGCGCGGAAAAAAGCGGCCGTGATACTCAGGTCTGCTGTGCTATTGCTATTGATTTTGGCCATTTCGGGTTTGCAGTCCTATACCGTGCTTCAGCAGAAAAAAGTTGTCTACCTGGTGGACAGATCTGCAAGTATGCCGGAGTCAGGGCAGGCTGAGGCATGGATGATGAAATCAGCCGTTTCTAAAAAAGAGGATGATACCATCGGAGTCGTCTCCTCTTCGCTGCAAGCTGCCTACGAACAGAAGCTGCTGCCCCGGTTGCCGGAAAGCTTAAAACTGAATGCGGCGCAGAACCCTGACTTTACGAACCTGGAATCGGGACTCATGCTGGCGGGCAATCTTCTGGATGGACGCTCTGATTCCCGGATCGTACTGATCAGTGATGGCAAGGAAAACGTAGGGAGCATGCTTGCGGCAGGACGGATGCTGAAGGATCAGGGTATCGCCGTGGATGTCCTGCAGTCGCCTTCACGGCAGGTGAAGGATGTGTCGGTAGAAGAAGTGAGCGTGCCTCAGAAGCTCTATCAGGCAGAATCCTTTTCCATTGAAGTGCTTGTACAAAGTACTTACAAAGGCCGTGGAGAGCTAAGGCTTTATGAAGACAGCCGTGAAATCGGCAGAGAAACCGTCGATATTGCCGCAGGAGAAAATCGTTACGCTGTCAAAGCTTTGGCTAAAACGACAGGACTGCATCGTTACCGGGCAGAAATCTTCATGGAGGGTGATCAGCAGTCGGCCAACAATGCCGGATATGCCTTTACACGAGTTGACGGTCCACCGAAAGTGCTGATTGTTGAAGGCAAGAAGGGGACCTCTGCGAATATCACATCGGCATTGTCGTCAGGACTGGTGCAGTATGAGGTCATGCCAAATCCGGCGCTGCTGCCGAATGAAATGGCTAAATATGCAGCGTATGATTCGATTGTTTTTAACAACGTATCCGCCGACCAGGTCGGTGAGCGTAAGATGGAAATGATTGAACAGGCTGTAAAGAGCTACGGCATCGGCTTTATGATGGCTGGCGGCGAGGATAGCTACGGCATGGGCGGGTATTTTAAAACGCCGATCGAACGCGTTTTGCCGGTATCCATGGAGCTGGAGGGCAAGCGTCAAATCCCGTCGCTCGGGCTGATTCTGGTCATTGACCGATCGGGCAGTATGTCCGGAGACAAAATGGAGATGGCCAAGGAAGCCGCCATACGTACCGTACAAATGCTGCGTTCCAGGGATACCGTCGGTGTTCTGGCTTTTGATTCAAGCAATTGGTGGGTCGTGCCGCCGATGAAGCTGGATAATAAAAAGGAAGAAGTCATTGATCAGATTCAATCCATCCAAAGCGAAGGCGGAACGGACATCTATCCTGCGGCAGCCTCGGCTGTCGAGGAGATGCTGAAGGTTCAGGCCCAGCGCAAGCATATCATCCTGATGACGGACGGCCAGTCGGCCGGCAACGACGCATACGGATCGCTGCTTGCGCAAATGGTGGATGAAAAAATCACCATGTCTACGGTAGCCGTAGGTTCAGATTCTGATGTGAATCTACTGCAGAGTCTTGCCGATGGTGCCAAGGGCCGGTTCTACATGGCGGAGGATGAAACGACGATTCCGGCCATATTCAGCCGGGAAGCCGCGATGATTTCGAAATCCTATATTGTGGATAAGCCGTTTGTTCCTGCATTGCAGGACGCGGGAGACTGGGGAAAGCTGTTTGAAAACGGGGTACCGCAAATCTACGGTTATGTAGCGACCACGGCAAAACCGGCCGCACAGACGGTGCTATCCAGTCCGGAGCCTGATCCGCTGCTGGTCCGCTGGCAATATGGATCAGGAAGGACGGTTGCCTGGACGAGTGATCTGATGGGCAAATGGTCGAAGGACTGGGTATCGTGGCAGGCCTTCTCGAATGTGCTGACACAGATGGTGAAATGGACTTTCCCGCAGTTTACGGCTTCGCCATATGAAGTGAAAACACAAGTGGAAGGCAACAAGGTCCGGTTCGAAGTGAATGCCGCCGGAGGCAACGGACCGGAGCAGCTGCAGGCTGTGATCACCGGCGACCAGCTGCAGCCGAGCACGGTGGATCTGGTTCAGGAATCCCCGGGAAGCTACAGTGGGGAAATTACGGTGGAACAACCGGGCTCCTTTCTGATGTCGCTTCAGGATAGCAATGGGAAAAGCGTAGCCATGCCAAGCGGCTTGATTGTCCCATATTCGCCCGAATACCGGATTGAGTCGGGCGACGCGAAGCAGGAGCTGGGGCGGCTTGCCGAAATGACCGGCGGACGCGTGCTTTCCTGGGACAAGCCGGAGCAGCTATTCGCTGCGGCTCCGCGCCCAAGCCGGCAGCTGCATGATCTCAGCTATGCGCTGCTTATCGCGGCCCTGATTCTCTGGGTCGCGGATATTGCGGTGCGCCGCCTGGCCCTCCCATGGGGCCTGATCGGCGCCCGCCTGGCCGCCCTGCTCCGCAGGCGGCCACAACATCCGGCCGGCGGGACGGAGCCCGCAGACGCCGGCCTCGGCAGGCTCGCCGCGCGCAAGCAGCGCGCCGCGGCCTTCTACGGCGGCGGCTCCGCAGCGCCGCCGCAAGCAACGGCGCAGCCGCAGGCACGCGCCGTTGCGCCGGAGGAAGCCGGAGCGAAGCGTCCGGCTTCCGGGGCGTCCCGCCCGGCGGCGGCTGGCGCCGAGGGGCCGCGCGGGACGCAGGCAGCCCGGCAGCCGGTGGCTGCGCCGGGCAAAAAGGCGGCGGCAGAGCCCAAGCCACCGCAGGAGGAGCGGTCCGCTTCGATGGACCGCCTGCTGGCTGCCCGCAAGCGCAACACGCGCTAA